ACCATGCGGCCGTGGCGCGCGCCATCGGGTCGGGCAGGCCGGAACCGCCGCCCGTGTCGGCTGAACGGGTCGAGTTGCCCGAACCGCTCGCGGCTGTCGTCGAGTACCTCGGTGACGACCTCGACGACGGCCGGGACTTCGTACCGACGGCAGAACTGGTCGAAGCACTCGACGTCGAGCCGACCGCGTTCGGGCGGCAGATGGGCGACCACGGATGCCGCTCGGAACGCTTCCGCGTGCCCGCCGGGGACGGCCGGACGAGGCAAGTACGCGGCTATGCGACGGCCGACATCCGGGCCGCCGTCGACGCCGTGGTGACGGGCATGCTCGATCCCGGGGACGGGGAGGACGACCCGTAACCCGTCACAACCCGTCTCAGGTACCCGTCACGCCGTCTCAGGCGGTGTGACGGGTACAAACCACGTTCGACCAGGCGATACGCAGTCCGTGACGGGTAAGACAGGTTCGCCGGAACCCGTCTCACCCGTCCCAAATGGGCCGTCAGGAGTCGCTTCGGCGACGTGTCGACGTGGCGTCACGCCTCACTCTCGACCGGTGGGCCGTCGGATGCTGCGGCCCCGGTCTCGACCAGTTCGGCCGCGCGGGAAACCACGGCTTGCAGGGCTTCGAGATGGTTCACAAGCCGCTCGCAGCCCTCGGGCGTGAGCCGGACCCACGTTCGCCGCGCCTTGCTCCGCTGGGTCTGAACGATCCCCTCCCGCCGCAGCTTGCCGAGCTGAGTGGACAGCGCGGCCGGGGTGACGCCGAGCGCTTCGCAGATGAAGCCGAACTCGCACCAGCGCATCTCGGCGAGCAGGGTCACGACGAACAGCCGCGCGGGCGCCAGCAGCACCGGGTCAAGATCACGGCTGAGGCTGCGGACAGCGACCGGTCGTCCCTCGCGGTGCGCTTCGGCGATCACTCGTCGTTCCTTCGTCAGTTGCTTGTCGTGTCGTGAAATGGCGTCAGGTCCCCGGCGGGCAGCCGGGGACCTGACGGTCAGTCGTGGGACTACGCGGCAGCGGCCGGGACTCCTCGGGCCGTGTCGTACAGCCAGGTCCGGAAGTCCGGCGCGCTGGTGTAGACGGTCGGCTTCACACCCGGGTACTGGGCAGCTGCGCGGCCGCACGTGCCGACCAGTTGCGGCACACCGCGCACCAGCGCCACGGCAGGGCCGCCGGAGTCCCCGCCGCCGGGACCGTCCGTGCCGTGCGGGTTGTCGGTGCAAATCTCGCCCGCCGACTGTCCCGCGTCGGCGCACCGGTCCGGCGCCAGCACCGTCGTGCGCAACTGCTGAAGTTGCACCGGGCGATGGCTCGTATCTCCGTCCGGCTGGTCCGCGCCCCAGCCGTACAGCGTCACCCGATCACCGGGCCGGGCCGTGTGCCCGGCGAGCTGGATCGGCTGCACGTTCACCGGGTGGTCCAGCTTGAGCAGGGCGATATCGTCGACCGGCTGGGCGGGCGCCCCGGCCGACCACTGCCAGCCGGGGTGAACCTTGATCTCGACGACCTTGGCCGTCTCCCCGCCCTGAGTACGGTCCTTCGAGCCCACGCGCACGGAGAAGGTCCGTGCTGACATGGGGATGCTCCCGGTGTTGCCGGGCATGTCGGTGACGCAGTGGGCGTTGGTCACCACCCAGCTACGGAACAGCAGCGCGCCGCCGCACCAGGGAGCGGCGAAGCGGCCGTAGGCGGGGGCGTCGTACACCATCGACGCCGTCCAACTGGTGTCGCCTGTGGCCTGCTGCCCGCCGACGAGATCAGGCTGGACAGCGGCTGTACCCACGCTGGCACCGAGCAGACCGGGAAGCCCCAGCACAGCGACCGCGCACGCAATAACGGTTGTTCTCAACACGCCTCTTTCCTTTGTCTACCAACAAACTCCGAGCAGACTGCTCGAAGGGTTCAGGGCTGGCCCTGCGGCTCCTGACGACCAGCGGGCAACTCCGGATCGGGTGTCGGTGTCCGGCGCAAGCAGGACACGCACGGCATCCCCTGTATCAGGT
This window of the Amycolatopsis balhimycina FH 1894 genome carries:
- a CDS encoding transcriptional regulator, giving the protein MIAEAHREGRPVAVRSLSRDLDPVLLAPARLFVVTLLAEMRWCEFGFICEALGVTPAALSTQLGKLRREGIVQTQRSKARRTWVRLTPEGCERLVNHLEALQAVVSRAAELVETGAAASDGPPVESEA
- a CDS encoding S1 family peptidase: MGTAAVQPDLVGGQQATGDTSWTASMVYDAPAYGRFAAPWCGGALLFRSWVVTNAHCVTDMPGNTGSIPMSARTFSVRVGSKDRTQGGETAKVVEIKVHPGWQWSAGAPAQPVDDIALLKLDHPVNVQPIQLAGHTARPGDRVTLYGWGADQPDGDTSHRPVQLQQLRTTVLAPDRCADAGQSAGEICTDNPHGTDGPGGGDSGGPAVALVRGVPQLVGTCGRAAAQYPGVKPTVYTSAPDFRTWLYDTARGVPAAAA